One Candidatus Limnocylindria bacterium genomic region harbors:
- the mreC gene encoding rod shape-determining protein MreC produces the protein MASFGRARRTQGSVLRPFTVLVVVSLLLLGLRNTDVVLGTSTFLTQLLVPVQRVLADIGAAGDRFASAIAQIDRLRDDNSRLQTENDRLTLENVRLREQAIAGQQAEKLLTLQRTVPFESVPAPVIARDPAGVLHSIVLGIGSDDGVKVGHVVLSDQGLVGRISEVGTNYSKVLLVTDSSSVVSALVQGSRATGVVRGQFGDSLIMDWILQTEPVKEGDVVITAGLGIGEELRSLYPKGLVIGTISQVKTAEAAAYNRAIITPAVDLRRLEHVLVVKTN, from the coding sequence ATGGCGAGCTTCGGTCGCGCACGTCGTACCCAGGGCAGCGTTCTGCGGCCTTTCACCGTGCTCGTCGTGGTCAGCCTGCTGCTCCTGGGGCTCCGGAACACCGACGTCGTTCTTGGCACGTCGACCTTCCTGACCCAGCTCCTCGTCCCGGTCCAGCGCGTTCTCGCCGACATCGGCGCCGCCGGTGACCGCTTTGCGTCCGCGATCGCCCAGATCGATCGGCTGCGCGACGACAACTCGCGCCTCCAAACGGAGAACGACCGGCTGACGCTGGAGAACGTGCGGCTCCGGGAGCAGGCCATCGCAGGCCAGCAGGCCGAGAAGCTCCTGACCTTGCAGCGGACGGTGCCGTTCGAGAGCGTGCCCGCGCCGGTGATCGCCCGCGACCCGGCCGGCGTCCTCCACTCGATCGTCCTCGGGATCGGCAGCGACGACGGGGTCAAGGTCGGCCACGTCGTGCTGTCGGATCAGGGCCTCGTCGGCCGGATCAGCGAGGTCGGGACCAACTACAGCAAGGTGCTGCTCGTCACCGACTCGTCATCTGTGGTGTCCGCACTGGTCCAGGGCTCCCGGGCGACCGGCGTCGTCCGCGGCCAGTTCGGCGACTCCCTGATCATGGACTGGATCCTCCAGACCGAGCCGGTGAAGGAAGGCGACGTGGTGATCACGGCCGGGCTCGGGATCGGCGAGGAGCTGCGCTCGCTGTATCCCAAGGGGCTGGTGATCGGGACGATCTCCCAGGTCAAGACGGCCGAGGCGGCGGCCTACAACCGCGCGATCATCACGCCGGCCGTCGACCTGCGACGGCTCGAGCACGTGCTCGTGGTGAAGACGAACTAG
- a CDS encoding rod shape-determining protein yields MFSRDIGIDLGTANTLVHVRGRGIVIAEPSVVAKDQRTGQILAIGAEAKRMVGRTPASIIAVRPLKDGVISDFDITEQMLNYFIRKVHERALLFPRPRVIVGIPSGVTEVEKRAVQDAAISAGARWARLVEEPMAAAIGAGLPVNEPTGSMIVDIGGGTTEVAVTSLGGIVISRSIRIGGDEMDSDIVQYARREFNLLMGERTAEDIKIAIGSAYPLDEEVSTYFRGRDLLTGLPRSIEVTSAQIREAIEPSIDSIVEAIKQTIEETPPELVADVMDQGIYLAGGGALLRGLDTRVAEATQMAVHVAEDPLTCVVRGCGMIVEDLVKYERSLVMDTYTSNPR; encoded by the coding sequence ATGTTCTCCCGCGACATCGGCATCGATCTCGGCACAGCGAACACGCTCGTGCATGTGCGCGGGCGCGGCATCGTCATCGCCGAGCCATCGGTCGTTGCCAAGGATCAGCGCACGGGTCAGATCCTCGCGATCGGCGCCGAGGCGAAGCGCATGGTCGGACGGACCCCGGCGAGCATCATCGCCGTCCGTCCGCTCAAGGACGGGGTCATCAGCGACTTCGACATCACCGAGCAGATGCTCAACTACTTCATCCGCAAGGTGCACGAGCGTGCGCTGCTCTTCCCGCGACCGCGCGTGATCGTCGGGATCCCATCCGGCGTCACCGAGGTCGAGAAGCGCGCGGTGCAGGACGCGGCGATCTCCGCGGGCGCACGGTGGGCGCGTCTCGTCGAAGAGCCGATGGCAGCGGCGATCGGCGCGGGACTTCCGGTGAACGAGCCGACGGGTTCGATGATCGTCGACATCGGTGGCGGCACGACCGAGGTCGCGGTCACGTCACTCGGCGGCATCGTCATCTCGCGCTCGATCCGCATCGGCGGTGACGAGATGGACAGCGACATCGTTCAGTACGCGCGACGTGAGTTCAACCTGCTGATGGGCGAGCGGACCGCCGAAGACATCAAGATCGCGATCGGGTCCGCGTATCCGCTCGATGAAGAGGTCTCGACGTACTTCCGCGGCCGCGATCTTCTCACGGGACTGCCGCGGTCGATCGAGGTGACGAGCGCACAGATCCGCGAAGCGATCGAGCCGTCGATCGACTCGATCGTCGAGGCGATCAAGCAGACGATCGAAGAGACGCCACCCGAGCTCGTCGCCGACGTCATGGACCAGGGCATCTACCTCGCGGGCGGCGGCGCGCTCCTCCGCGGGCTCGACACGCGGGTCGCCGAGGCGACGCAGATGGCCGTCCACGTCGCCGAGGATCCCCTGACCTGCGTCGTGCGGGGCTGCGGGATGATCGTCGAGGACCTCGTGAAGTACGAAAGATCCCTCGTGATGGATACATATACGTCGAACCCGCGTTAG
- the radC gene encoding DNA repair protein RadC encodes MPIREWPESTRPRERLVARGASSLSDDELLALLIGSGTSRRSALLIANEVLRAIGGTRSVGRADVSRLRDAGLGLATAVRVAAACELGRRVIAASADGERCDTPDLAAAALAPHFAHLERESLVVALLSRKHRLTAVVPVYVGNVAGTSVRIGELFTEAVRRNASGILLAHNHPSGDPSPSADDIRTTKDAAAAGRLLGIEVVDHVIFGAGRWVSLRRERPGGVFSLPLG; translated from the coding sequence GTGCCCATTCGCGAATGGCCTGAGTCCACGCGCCCGCGCGAGCGTCTGGTCGCGCGCGGTGCGTCGTCGCTCTCGGATGACGAGCTCCTCGCGCTCTTGATCGGAAGCGGCACAAGCCGGCGGTCCGCGCTGCTCATCGCCAATGAGGTCCTCCGTGCGATCGGCGGCACTCGCTCCGTCGGTCGGGCCGACGTCTCCCGCCTGCGTGACGCCGGCCTCGGCCTCGCGACGGCCGTGCGCGTCGCCGCCGCGTGCGAGCTCGGCCGCCGCGTGATCGCGGCGAGCGCCGACGGCGAGCGCTGCGACACGCCGGACCTCGCCGCCGCCGCGCTCGCGCCACACTTCGCGCATCTCGAGCGCGAGTCCCTCGTCGTGGCACTGCTGTCGCGCAAGCATCGGCTCACCGCGGTCGTGCCGGTCTACGTGGGCAACGTCGCCGGCACCTCGGTGCGGATCGGCGAGCTGTTCACCGAGGCCGTGCGCCGCAACGCCTCGGGGATCCTGCTGGCGCACAACCACCCCTCCGGCGATCCGTCGCCTTCCGCCGATGACATCCGGACGACGAAAGACGCCGCGGCGGCCGGGCGGCTGCTAGGGATAGAGGTGGTGGATCACGTGATTTTCGGGGCTGGACGATGGGTGAGCCTCAGGCGCGAGCGGCCCGGCGGCGTGTTCAGTCTCCCGCTGGGATAG
- a CDS encoding zinc ribbon domain-containing protein, translated as MPDLGGLWTTFVNNPLVQLAVRGAGLYVLFLYLAMVFWTVRDAQQRTENPILPYLAGLLVVVLNVLGLFLYLIVRPRETLGEAYERQLAEESLLAEAEQRVVCPTCKERVQEDFILCPTCRTRLKRMCPSCAKLIRPEWNICPYCAKDFDERDWTVHAGGKAAE; from the coding sequence GTGCCTGATCTTGGTGGACTCTGGACGACGTTCGTCAACAACCCGCTCGTCCAGCTCGCGGTACGCGGCGCGGGTCTCTACGTTCTCTTCCTCTACCTCGCGATGGTCTTCTGGACCGTCCGCGACGCGCAGCAGCGCACGGAGAATCCGATCCTTCCGTACCTCGCCGGCCTGCTCGTCGTCGTGCTCAACGTCCTCGGACTCTTCCTCTATCTCATCGTGCGTCCGAGGGAGACGCTCGGTGAAGCGTATGAACGGCAGCTCGCGGAGGAGAGCCTCCTCGCGGAAGCGGAGCAGCGCGTCGTGTGTCCCACCTGCAAGGAACGCGTGCAGGAGGACTTCATCCTCTGCCCGACGTGCCGCACACGCCTCAAGCGGATGTGCCCCTCGTGCGCGAAGCTCATCCGGCCCGAGTGGAATATCTGCCCGTACTGCGCGAAGGACTTCGACGAGCGCGACTGGACCGTCCACGCCGGAGGCAAGGCGGCCGAATAG
- a CDS encoding GDP-mannose 4,6-dehydratase, which translates to MRVLITGVTGFAGSHLAEYILAHHPGVAIYATYRWRSRTENLETLTAQNKVEMIEGRYPTGGTLRDDGRKGRVTLLHCELTDPGAVEKLIASVQPQRVFHLAAQSYVQSSFDEPAATLRINIESQLNLLEAIRRHDTQIRMHIAGSSEEYGLVHPDEVPMKETNPLRPLSPYAVSKVAQDKLAYQYFKSYGMHLVVTRGFNHTGPRRGTHFVTSTLARQIALIEAGKHEPVIYHGDLTSKRDWTDVRDMVRAYWLALEKGEPGEVYNVGRGKCWSIREMLDILLSHSSVKIKTQEDPARLRPSDVPILWADTAKFQRATGWEPQIPFEKTLADLLDYWRERVRRDTQLGAEV; encoded by the coding sequence ATGCGGGTCCTCATCACGGGTGTCACCGGCTTCGCCGGCAGCCATCTCGCGGAGTACATCCTGGCGCACCACCCCGGCGTCGCGATCTATGCGACGTACCGGTGGCGTTCGCGTACGGAGAACCTCGAGACCCTGACTGCCCAGAACAAGGTGGAGATGATCGAGGGCCGGTATCCGACCGGCGGGACGCTCCGCGACGACGGCCGAAAAGGCCGGGTCACGCTCCTGCACTGCGAGCTCACCGATCCCGGCGCGGTCGAGAAGCTGATCGCTTCGGTCCAGCCGCAGCGGGTCTTCCACCTCGCGGCGCAGTCGTACGTGCAGTCCTCGTTCGACGAGCCGGCGGCGACGCTGCGGATCAACATCGAGTCGCAGCTCAACCTGCTTGAGGCTATCCGGCGGCACGACACGCAGATCCGCATGCACATCGCCGGGTCGAGCGAGGAATACGGGCTCGTCCACCCGGACGAGGTCCCGATGAAAGAGACGAATCCGCTGCGCCCGCTCTCGCCGTACGCGGTGAGCAAGGTGGCGCAGGACAAGCTCGCGTACCAGTACTTCAAGTCCTACGGGATGCACCTCGTCGTGACACGCGGCTTCAACCACACCGGTCCCCGGCGCGGTACGCACTTCGTGACCAGTACCCTCGCGCGCCAGATCGCGTTGATCGAGGCAGGGAAGCACGAGCCGGTGATCTACCACGGCGACCTGACGAGCAAGCGCGACTGGACCGACGTCCGCGACATGGTCCGCGCGTACTGGCTCGCCCTCGAGAAGGGCGAGCCCGGTGAGGTCTACAACGTCGGGCGCGGCAAGTGCTGGTCGATCCGAGAGATGCTCGACATCCTCCTTTCGCACTCGTCGGTGAAGATCAAGACGCAGGAGGACCCCGCCCGGCTGCGACCGAGCGACGTTCCGATCCTGTGGGCGGACACGGCGAAATTCCAGCGCGCGACCGGATGGGAGCCGCAGATCCCGTTCGAGAAGACGCTGGCGGACCTACTCGACTATTGGCGGGAGCGCGTGCGTCGTGATACGCAGCTCGGGGCGGAGGTCTAA
- a CDS encoding SRPBCC domain-containing protein produces the protein MKTIRQTATIRGATPHDIYETIMDSKKHTRLSRQPTTVSRRVGGAFKVGHDLEGKHLRLTKDKRIVQTWRANNWPKGTYSKATFALARTTGGTRVTFTQTGVPDKFHGEIAKGWRVYYWSPLRKQFGVKRAK, from the coding sequence ATGAAGACCATCCGGCAGACGGCGACGATCCGCGGCGCGACCCCGCACGACATCTACGAGACCATCATGGATTCGAAGAAGCACACCAGGCTCTCGCGGCAGCCCACGACCGTGAGTCGGCGGGTCGGCGGCGCGTTCAAGGTCGGTCACGATCTCGAGGGCAAGCACCTCAGGCTCACCAAGGACAAGCGCATTGTGCAGACCTGGCGTGCGAACAACTGGCCGAAGGGCACGTATTCGAAGGCCACGTTCGCGCTAGCTCGCACCACCGGTGGGACCCGCGTCACCTTCACGCAGACCGGGGTGCCCGACAAGTTCCACGGCGAGATCGCCAAAGGCTGGCGCGTGTATTACTGGAGCCCATTGCGTAAGCAATTCGGCGTGAAACGGGCGAAATAA
- a CDS encoding histidine phosphatase family protein: MSILEIRRHAERVNAADNQSALSAAGRAMCERLAKDAPRYALVVSSPLPRAKETAERIAGRLDAAEPALLPDLGGAAARMFGEMKTLADWTLLMRTDEAARRFAQEQLPVWSRIASRVGEKDRVLAVSHGGIVDLPAIVIADKLGAKLNGPSFGYGEGVRVTYAKGAPVKIERL; this comes from the coding sequence GTGAGCATTCTGGAGATCCGCCGCCACGCCGAGCGCGTCAACGCCGCCGATAACCAGAGCGCCCTCTCGGCCGCCGGTCGCGCGATGTGCGAGCGACTCGCGAAGGACGCGCCGAGGTACGCGCTGGTGGTGTCGAGCCCGCTGCCGCGCGCGAAGGAAACGGCCGAGCGCATCGCCGGGCGCCTCGACGCGGCCGAGCCAGCGCTTCTGCCGGATCTGGGCGGCGCCGCCGCTCGGATGTTCGGCGAAATGAAGACGCTCGCCGACTGGACCCTACTCATGCGCACCGACGAGGCGGCGCGGCGCTTCGCGCAGGAGCAGCTTCCCGTCTGGTCGCGGATCGCGTCCCGCGTCGGCGAGAAGGACCGGGTGCTCGCCGTCTCGCACGGCGGCATCGTCGATCTCCCCGCGATCGTGATCGCCGACAAGCTCGGAGCGAAGCTGAACGGACCATCGTTCGGGTACGGTGAAGGCGTACGCGTGACCTACGCCAAGGGCGCACCCGTGAAGATCGAGCGCCTATGA
- a CDS encoding pyridoxal-dependent decarboxylase, whose protein sequence is MPDPIHERDQVATALRAAATAAERYLTTIDSDLVRRPGADAAAMSLRATFPEDGDGALVAIDELVRASDGALRASGPRFFHWVIGGTTPAALAADWLTSAFDQNAAAYDSTPLGTRCEELAIDWLKDLFGLPQSWGGVLTTGATMANYTALAAARRWWAQRHGVDVDARGFAGLPAVPVLSSGYIHPSATKALAMLGIGRETAHRFARDDVGRVDLAALEAALRSLNGAPAIIVGNAGEVNAGDFDPIERLADLAERYGSWLHVDGAFGLFARVTPRAAHLAAGVERAHSVIADAHKWLNVAYDSGFAFVRDASLLDAAFAIGAPYLPKAGEHPMFGGRGPEASRRARGIAVWATLRAYGRAGHRAMVERHLGLAQRLARAVDAAPELERMADVPLNIVCFRYRPGDVSEDALDTLNAKIGADLLADGRVYVGTTRYRGRVAFRPAIVNWRTTETDIDLIVEVVRELGARLGVTVA, encoded by the coding sequence GTGCCCGACCCCATTCACGAACGCGATCAGGTCGCGACCGCGCTGCGCGCGGCGGCGACCGCCGCGGAGCGGTATCTCACGACGATCGACTCCGACCTCGTGCGGCGGCCCGGCGCAGACGCGGCCGCGATGTCGCTCCGCGCGACCTTTCCTGAGGACGGCGATGGCGCGCTTGTCGCGATCGACGAGCTCGTCCGCGCCAGCGACGGGGCGCTGCGCGCATCCGGCCCGCGGTTCTTCCACTGGGTGATCGGCGGCACGACGCCCGCGGCCCTCGCCGCAGATTGGCTCACGTCCGCGTTCGATCAGAACGCCGCGGCGTACGACTCGACGCCGCTCGGGACACGTTGTGAGGAGCTCGCGATCGACTGGCTCAAGGATCTGTTCGGCCTCCCGCAGTCGTGGGGCGGGGTCCTCACGACCGGCGCGACGATGGCGAACTACACCGCGCTCGCCGCTGCGCGCCGCTGGTGGGCGCAGCGTCACGGCGTCGACGTGGACGCTCGAGGCTTTGCGGGTCTGCCGGCAGTCCCGGTGCTATCGAGCGGCTACATCCATCCCAGCGCGACGAAGGCGCTCGCGATGCTCGGCATCGGCCGCGAGACCGCGCACCGCTTCGCGCGCGACGACGTCGGCCGGGTCGATCTCGCCGCGCTCGAGGCCGCGCTCCGGTCGCTGAACGGCGCGCCGGCGATCATCGTCGGAAACGCCGGCGAGGTGAACGCCGGCGACTTCGATCCGATCGAGCGTCTCGCCGACCTCGCGGAGCGGTATGGGTCGTGGCTGCACGTCGACGGCGCCTTCGGTCTCTTCGCGCGAGTCACGCCGCGCGCCGCGCATCTGGCCGCTGGTGTCGAGCGCGCGCACTCCGTGATCGCGGACGCGCACAAGTGGCTCAACGTGGCCTATGACTCGGGCTTCGCGTTCGTTCGCGACGCGTCCCTGCTCGACGCGGCGTTCGCTATCGGCGCGCCATACCTGCCGAAGGCAGGCGAGCATCCGATGTTCGGCGGACGCGGACCCGAGGCGTCGCGTCGCGCGCGTGGCATCGCGGTCTGGGCGACGCTGCGCGCGTACGGCCGAGCCGGTCATCGCGCGATGGTGGAGCGGCATCTGGGTCTCGCGCAGCGGCTCGCGCGTGCGGTCGACGCCGCGCCGGAGCTGGAGCGCATGGCGGATGTCCCGCTGAACATCGTCTGCTTCCGGTACCGACCCGGCGATGTTTCCGAGGACGCGCTCGACACGCTCAACGCGAAGATCGGCGCGGATCTGCTCGCGGACGGTCGCGTGTATGTCGGGACGACGCGCTATCGGGGACGCGTCGCGTTCCGGCCGGCGATCGTGAACTGGCGAACGACCGAGACAGACATCGATCTCATCGTCGAGGTCGTGCGCGAGCTCGGCGCGCGGCTCGGAGTGACGGTCGCGTAG
- the purN gene encoding phosphoribosylglycinamide formyltransferase yields MTLSVGVLVSGRGTNLQAILDACVTGALSARVVFVASNRAGVPALIRASRARVPNAAFTAEDYGTRAAAQAAMADALVRAGARLVVHAGFDHILGPEYFVRLANVPIINVHPALLPLFGGRGMFGDRVHAAVLAAGATETGVTVHRVHPDTIDLGEIVVQRRVPVEPGDDVSTLSARVLAEEHKAIVDAIRTFAA; encoded by the coding sequence GTGACGCTGTCCGTCGGCGTCCTCGTCTCAGGCCGCGGTACGAATCTGCAGGCGATCCTCGACGCGTGCGTGACCGGCGCGCTTTCGGCGCGTGTCGTCTTCGTCGCTTCGAATCGGGCAGGCGTGCCCGCGCTCATCCGCGCGTCGCGCGCGCGGGTGCCGAATGCGGCATTCACGGCGGAGGATTACGGGACGCGCGCGGCCGCGCAGGCCGCGATGGCCGACGCGCTAGTTCGCGCCGGAGCGCGGCTCGTCGTGCATGCGGGCTTCGATCACATCCTGGGTCCCGAGTACTTCGTCCGTCTCGCGAACGTGCCGATCATCAACGTCCATCCCGCGCTCCTGCCGCTGTTCGGTGGGCGAGGGATGTTCGGCGATCGCGTTCACGCGGCCGTGCTGGCCGCAGGCGCGACGGAGACCGGTGTGACGGTGCATCGGGTCCATCCGGACACCATCGATCTCGGCGAGATCGTCGTGCAGCGCCGCGTACCGGTCGAGCCGGGCGACGACGTCTCCACGCTTTCGGCGCGCGTGCTCGCCGAAGAGCACAAGGCCATCGTCGACGCGATCCGGACCTTCGCCGCGTAG
- the purM gene encoding phosphoribosylformylglycinamidine cyclo-ligase: MTELTYRATGVDPTRAERSLAQVRERIARTKTPEVIGDIGAFGGLFASPGKDRVLVATTDGVGTKLEIARLLDRHEVVGTDLVHHCVNDAMAMGAEPLFFLDYFSTSRIDPAVFARVVGAMADACAAHGCALLGGETAEMPGMYQPGAYDLAGFLVGMVAREAILRPESVQEGDACIGLPSSGLHTNGYTLARAIVARIAGAQGRDVKDALTAPHPELGGITLGDALLAPHTSYLKQFRALSSAVHVRSIAHLTGGGWEGNLPRALPAGLGAAIDRSSWEVPAIFRVLAELGTVPELDQWDTWNMGIGLVVMVPSNEAAAALRSVPGAVEIGRVEAASGPRRVRWASR; this comes from the coding sequence GTGACCGAGCTCACCTATCGCGCGACGGGCGTCGACCCCACGCGTGCCGAGCGTTCGCTGGCGCAGGTGCGCGAGCGTATCGCTCGTACGAAGACACCCGAGGTCATCGGCGACATCGGCGCGTTCGGCGGCTTGTTCGCGTCACCGGGCAAGGACCGCGTTCTGGTCGCGACGACCGACGGCGTCGGCACGAAGCTCGAGATCGCACGCCTTCTGGATCGACACGAGGTGGTGGGCACCGATCTCGTCCACCACTGCGTGAATGACGCGATGGCGATGGGTGCCGAGCCGCTCTTCTTCCTCGACTACTTCTCGACCTCACGCATCGACCCCGCCGTGTTCGCGCGCGTCGTCGGCGCGATGGCCGACGCCTGCGCCGCGCATGGCTGCGCGCTGCTGGGCGGCGAAACGGCGGAGATGCCCGGGATGTACCAGCCCGGCGCCTACGACCTCGCGGGCTTCCTCGTCGGTATGGTCGCGCGCGAAGCGATCCTGCGGCCCGAGTCGGTGCAGGAAGGCGACGCGTGCATCGGCCTTCCGTCGAGCGGCCTTCACACCAACGGCTACACGCTCGCGCGCGCGATCGTCGCGCGGATCGCGGGCGCGCAGGGTCGCGATGTGAAGGACGCGCTCACGGCGCCGCATCCTGAGCTCGGCGGCATCACGCTCGGCGACGCACTCCTCGCGCCGCATACGAGCTACCTCAAGCAGTTCCGCGCGCTGTCGTCGGCGGTGCACGTGCGCTCGATCGCGCATCTGACCGGTGGCGGATGGGAGGGCAACCTTCCGCGTGCGCTCCCCGCGGGTCTCGGAGCGGCGATCGATCGCAGCTCGTGGGAGGTCCCGGCGATCTTCCGCGTCCTCGCCGAGCTGGGCACCGTCCCGGAGCTCGATCAATGGGACACCTGGAATATGGGCATCGGCCTGGTCGTCATGGTCCCCTCGAATGAGGCTGCGGCGGCGCTGCGTTCGGTGCCGGGCGCCGTCGAGATCGGTCGCGTCGAAGCCGCGAGCGGACCGCGCCGCGTGCGCTGGGCATCCCGGTGA
- the purF gene encoding amidophosphoribosyltransferase produces MCGVCGIWSPREQATADPAEAARLMFFSLYALQHRGQESAGMAATDGRDLRVVRRMGLVGQVFSEPDLGVLTGRAAMGHTRYSTTGASKIQNAQPFTVRAEGLGELAIAHNGNCINAREIRDELAGDGVHFVTSSDTEVVAQAIVHATGTSWDQRIVHALPTLVGAWSLVLLTPTALYAIRDPLGVRPLSLGRKGGAWLVASETCALDTIGAQFVRDVAPGEVLRIDDRGPVTIADLASHDRRGLCIFEHVYLASASSRLGGVSVYATRERMGEILADEHPAQADAVIPVPDSAIPAAVGYARRSGIPFHEGLIKNRYIGRTFIQPSDELRRHNVALKYNALSDVLEGKRIVVVDDSIVRGNTSGPIVDLLRRNGAKEVHMRICSPPIQHQCFFGVDMAKRSELIGSRLDIEGIRRHIGADTLGYLSLAGMVSATGATRDEHCTACFTGDYLVPVQLELEKSVLETELA; encoded by the coding sequence ATGTGCGGCGTGTGTGGCATCTGGAGCCCTCGCGAGCAGGCCACCGCCGATCCGGCGGAGGCCGCCCGGCTGATGTTCTTCTCCTTATATGCGCTGCAGCACCGCGGTCAGGAATCCGCGGGTATGGCCGCGACCGACGGACGCGACCTGCGGGTCGTGCGCCGCATGGGCCTGGTCGGCCAGGTCTTCAGCGAGCCGGACCTCGGCGTGCTCACCGGCCGCGCCGCGATGGGCCACACGCGCTACTCGACGACCGGTGCGTCGAAGATCCAGAACGCGCAGCCGTTCACCGTACGTGCCGAGGGACTGGGCGAGCTCGCGATCGCGCACAACGGCAACTGCATCAACGCCCGCGAGATCCGCGACGAGCTCGCCGGCGACGGCGTGCACTTCGTCACGTCGTCCGACACCGAGGTCGTCGCGCAGGCGATCGTTCACGCGACCGGCACCTCCTGGGACCAGCGGATCGTCCATGCGCTGCCGACGCTCGTCGGCGCGTGGTCCCTCGTCCTGTTGACACCGACCGCGCTCTACGCGATCCGCGATCCCCTCGGTGTGCGGCCGCTGAGCCTCGGGCGCAAGGGTGGCGCGTGGCTGGTCGCGAGCGAGACGTGCGCGCTCGACACGATCGGCGCGCAGTTCGTGCGCGACGTCGCGCCCGGTGAGGTGTTGCGGATCGACGACCGCGGTCCGGTCACGATCGCCGATCTCGCATCGCATGATCGCCGCGGCCTGTGCATCTTCGAGCATGTGTATCTCGCGTCGGCTTCGAGCCGGCTCGGCGGCGTCTCGGTGTACGCGACACGCGAGCGGATGGGCGAGATCCTCGCCGACGAACATCCCGCGCAGGCCGATGCGGTGATCCCCGTGCCGGACAGCGCGATCCCCGCGGCCGTCGGATACGCGCGGCGCAGCGGGATCCCCTTCCACGAGGGGCTCATCAAGAACCGCTACATCGGCCGCACGTTCATCCAGCCGTCCGACGAGCTGCGCCGGCACAACGTCGCGCTCAAGTACAACGCGCTCTCCGACGTGCTCGAGGGCAAGCGCATCGTCGTGGTCGACGACTCGATCGTGCGCGGCAACACCAGCGGCCCGATCGTCGACCTGCTTCGCCGCAACGGCGCGAAGGAAGTCCACATGCGCATCTGCTCGCCGCCGATCCAGCACCAGTGCTTCTTCGGCGTCGACATGGCCAAGCGGAGCGAGCTCATCGGGTCTCGGCTCGACATCGAGGGGATCCGCCGCCACATCGGGGCGGACACGCTCGGCTATCTCTCGCTCGCCGGCATGGTGAGCGCGACCGGCGCGACGCGCGACGAACACTGCACCGCCTGCTTCACCGGCGACTATCTCGTCCCGGTGCAGCTGGAGCTCGAGAAGAGCGTGCTCGAGACCGAGCTGGCGTGA